One part of the Funiculus sociatus GB2-C1 genome encodes these proteins:
- a CDS encoding site-2 protease family protein, which translates to MNGTIRVGNLFGIPFNVHPSWFFVLGWVTLSYGSGLAAQFPSLSLGLPWLLGLIAALLLFASVLAHELGHSFVAIRQGIEVKSINLFLFGGLASLGKEPKTPAGAFWLAIAGPLVSLALFGLISVISFSSGISGPFAAILGVLGYVNLALALFNLIPGLPLDGGNVLKAIVWKITGNPYKGTVFAGRAGQILGWIAIGSGLLPLLMGSFSGVWNILIGWFLLQNAGRATQGARVQEQLANLTAQDAVMPDSPIVSEALSLREFVNDYIIGKPQAQRFLVTNDQGKLVGAIAVDDLKTIPTSQWPEISVSQLTQPIEFSTTVKPDQSLLEVVTLLEEQKLTQLPVIRDNGVLVGLLEKASVLQLLQKRAEANPA; encoded by the coding sequence ATGAACGGCACAATTCGCGTCGGCAATCTTTTTGGAATTCCCTTCAACGTACATCCGTCCTGGTTTTTTGTCCTGGGTTGGGTGACTTTGAGTTATGGTAGCGGGCTAGCGGCTCAATTTCCTTCCCTCAGCTTGGGATTACCCTGGTTACTGGGATTGATCGCAGCGCTGCTGTTGTTTGCTTCGGTATTGGCGCACGAACTAGGACATAGTTTTGTAGCCATCCGGCAGGGAATCGAAGTTAAATCCATCAATCTGTTTCTGTTTGGTGGTCTGGCAAGTCTAGGAAAAGAGCCAAAGACTCCAGCAGGAGCATTCTGGCTAGCGATCGCAGGGCCTTTAGTTAGTTTGGCGCTTTTTGGTCTAATTAGCGTTATTAGCTTTAGCTCAGGCATTTCCGGGCCATTTGCAGCAATTTTAGGAGTGCTGGGTTACGTCAATTTGGCGCTGGCATTGTTTAACCTAATTCCAGGCTTACCCCTAGATGGTGGTAATGTTCTCAAAGCGATAGTTTGGAAGATTACTGGTAATCCTTACAAAGGTACTGTCTTTGCTGGTCGCGCTGGTCAAATCCTGGGATGGATTGCGATCGGATCAGGACTGTTACCTCTACTAATGGGTAGCTTCAGCGGTGTCTGGAATATATTAATCGGTTGGTTCTTGCTGCAAAATGCTGGTCGTGCAACCCAAGGTGCCAGAGTGCAGGAGCAATTAGCAAATTTGACCGCCCAAGATGCAGTAATGCCCGATAGCCCAATTGTATCTGAGGCGCTTTCTCTGAGAGAGTTTGTTAACGACTACATTATTGGCAAACCCCAAGCGCAGCGGTTCTTAGTGACTAACGATCAGGGAAAATTGGTAGGCGCGATCGCAGTTGACGATCTGAAAACCATCCCGACATCTCAATGGCCGGAAATATCTGTTAGTCAGCTAACGCAACCTATCGAATTCTCCACAACTGTCAAACCCGATCAATCGCTGCTGGAAGTGGTGACGCTGCTAGAAGAACAAAAGCTCACTCAACTTCCCGTCATTCGCGACAACGGCGTGCTAGTAGGACTTCTGGAAAAAGCTTCAGTTCTCCAGTTGCTCCAAAAAAGAGCGGAAGCAAACCCTGCTTAA
- a CDS encoding SGNH/GDSL hydrolase family protein → MLIKKILVATAGAAIAFFSVLGFPNEVSAKNFDEIYVFGDSISDVGNAYKVTRGESPSNPPYFRGRYSNGLVWADYLAAKLKLKSSTETNFAFGGAKTGNSRQLPPGLLTQIETFKATHASADPKALYIIWAGANDYLGGATDSTAPVNNLSVAVKSLADAGAKNIVVVNLPDLGKLPGTRISERSNSLNNLTQKHNSALAASLNNLRQQLSDIKITYLDVNSLFNQVVNNPEKFGFTNVTNACLSQVRICNNPNEYLFWDNIHPTTAAHKLLVELAFESSKPAPQPVSISTPIPFVMGAIAFGAGTGFIIKRQKAVKN, encoded by the coding sequence ATGTTGATAAAAAAAATTTTGGTGGCTACCGCTGGAGCAGCGATCGCTTTCTTCTCAGTTTTGGGCTTTCCCAACGAAGTTTCAGCAAAGAATTTTGATGAGATTTATGTCTTTGGCGACAGCATCTCGGATGTTGGCAATGCCTATAAAGTTACAAGAGGGGAAAGTCCCTCAAACCCTCCCTACTTTCGCGGACGCTATTCTAATGGTTTAGTTTGGGCGGACTATCTCGCAGCTAAGCTGAAATTAAAATCCAGTACAGAGACTAACTTCGCCTTCGGAGGTGCAAAAACAGGTAATTCTAGGCAACTTCCCCCAGGATTGCTGACGCAAATTGAAACTTTTAAAGCAACCCATGCTTCCGCAGATCCGAAAGCTTTGTATATTATCTGGGCTGGTGCTAATGATTACCTGGGTGGCGCTACTGACTCTACCGCGCCAGTTAATAATTTAAGCGTAGCAGTGAAATCTCTCGCTGACGCTGGCGCTAAAAATATCGTAGTAGTTAACTTGCCAGATTTAGGAAAACTTCCAGGTACGCGCATCAGCGAACGTTCCAACTCGCTCAACAATTTGACTCAGAAGCATAACTCTGCATTAGCTGCATCTCTCAACAATTTGCGCCAGCAACTAAGTGATATTAAGATCACCTATCTTGATGTGAATTCTCTCTTTAATCAAGTCGTCAACAATCCAGAAAAATTTGGTTTCACGAATGTAACTAACGCCTGTCTAAGCCAAGTTAGGATATGCAATAATCCCAACGAATATTTATTTTGGGATAACATCCATCCGACAACTGCCGCGCATAAATTACTCGTAGAGTTAGCTTTTGAATCGTCCAAACCTGCGCCCCAACCTGTTTCTATCTCTACCCCTATTCCTTTTGTAATGGGCGCGATCGCATTTGGTGCAGGTACAGGTTTTATCATCAAGCGCCAAAAAGCCGTCAAAAACTGA
- a CDS encoding NupC/NupG family nucleoside CNT transporter gives MERVISAVGLAVFIGLSYAFSINRRAVRWRPILWGMGLEFIVALLILKTPGGLAVFKALGDVVSRFLSFSDVGAKFVFGEKYEDHFFAFKVLPTIIFFSAFISVLYHYRILQRVVNGLAWVMMKTMGTSGAESLSCAGNIFLGPTESPLLIKPYVATMTQSELHAVMTGGFATIAGGVLGAYLSFGIPAEHLIAAFFMTAPTALVASKLLYPETEEPKTDGKVQIKVESTYENVIDAAAVGAVEGTKLAINVAAMIIAFLGLLAFVNAVLGWLGGLVGVTTLSLESILSYVMAPVAWLIGVPWADCREVGVLLGKKTILNDFIAYLDLKTLIETQAISQRAVIIATYALCNFANIGSIGITIGGIGAIAPNRQKDLARMGVRSMIGGLLAGLMTAAIAGMLL, from the coding sequence ATGGAGCGGGTAATTTCAGCAGTTGGGTTGGCTGTTTTTATTGGGTTGTCCTACGCCTTCTCGATAAATCGCCGTGCGGTGCGCTGGCGTCCGATATTGTGGGGGATGGGATTAGAATTTATTGTGGCGCTTCTAATTCTTAAAACACCAGGCGGTTTAGCTGTATTTAAGGCACTAGGCGATGTGGTGAGTCGCTTTCTATCATTTTCTGATGTCGGTGCGAAATTTGTCTTTGGGGAAAAATACGAAGATCACTTTTTTGCCTTCAAAGTGCTGCCGACAATTATCTTTTTCTCGGCCTTCATCAGCGTACTCTACCACTACAGGATTTTGCAGCGCGTGGTGAATGGATTGGCGTGGGTGATGATGAAGACAATGGGAACATCGGGGGCTGAGTCTTTATCTTGTGCTGGCAACATCTTTTTAGGCCCAACTGAGTCACCTCTGCTAATTAAACCTTATGTAGCGACAATGACCCAATCAGAACTGCACGCAGTGATGACTGGGGGCTTTGCCACAATTGCGGGTGGAGTTTTAGGCGCATATCTATCCTTTGGAATTCCCGCCGAACACCTGATAGCTGCTTTTTTTATGACTGCGCCCACCGCACTCGTTGCCTCAAAATTACTTTATCCGGAAACAGAAGAACCGAAGACAGATGGCAAAGTGCAAATAAAAGTGGAAAGCACCTATGAGAATGTCATTGATGCAGCGGCTGTGGGAGCGGTGGAGGGGACGAAACTAGCAATTAACGTTGCGGCGATGATTATTGCCTTTTTGGGGTTGCTGGCGTTTGTGAATGCCGTTTTGGGATGGCTGGGGGGACTGGTGGGGGTGACAACCCTGTCGCTGGAGTCGATTTTATCTTATGTAATGGCTCCCGTGGCGTGGTTGATCGGGGTGCCTTGGGCTGATTGTAGGGAAGTTGGGGTGTTGTTGGGCAAAAAGACTATTTTGAATGATTTTATCGCTTACCTGGATTTGAAGACCCTGATTGAAACTCAGGCGATTTCCCAAAGGGCAGTAATTATTGCTACTTATGCGCTGTGCAACTTTGCCAATATTGGCTCGATTGGTATTACGATTGGCGGGATTGGCGCGATCGCACCGAATCGTCAGAAAGATTTGGCGCGAATGGGTGTAAGGTCGATGATTGGGGGTTTGTTGGCGGGTTTGATGACAGCTGCGATCGCGGGTATGTTGTTGTAG
- a CDS encoding CBASS cGAMP-activated phospholipase: MSRLIKILSIDGGGIRGIIPAMILANIEHITSKPIAELFHLIAGTSTGGILALGLTKPNGRGKPEHPAANLVRLYEKEGSRIFPQSNFTKLKNLQDEKYPSDGIERVLQEYFGETMIGEALTEILIPSYDIELRRPYFFKRTKARKTPDCHNFPMKKVARATSAAPTYFEPLKLETNDLTDYYALIDGGVFANNPAMCAYVQAKINYPDANDFLIVSIGTGELTTILPYEKVKDWGLLQWAQPIIHVTFDGVSDTVHYQLKQLLPPVKDQRRYYRFQTRLTERGDHMDDASKENIRALKLQAESIINDNEENLQMLSNQLLSAAN, from the coding sequence ATGTCTAGATTAATCAAAATATTGTCAATTGATGGAGGCGGTATTCGCGGCATCATTCCGGCTATGATTTTAGCCAATATTGAACATATAACATCAAAGCCGATTGCAGAGCTTTTCCATCTGATTGCGGGTACTTCAACCGGGGGGATTTTGGCTTTAGGGCTTACTAAACCCAACGGGCGAGGGAAGCCTGAACATCCTGCCGCAAATTTAGTCAGACTTTACGAAAAAGAAGGAAGCCGCATTTTTCCTCAGTCTAATTTTACTAAACTCAAAAATTTACAAGACGAAAAATATCCCTCAGATGGGATAGAAAGAGTTTTACAAGAATACTTTGGGGAAACCATGATTGGCGAAGCGCTGACAGAAATATTGATTCCCAGTTATGATATTGAATTGCGCCGCCCTTACTTCTTCAAACGCACCAAAGCCAGAAAAACCCCAGACTGCCACAATTTTCCTATGAAAAAAGTGGCACGGGCAACTTCCGCCGCTCCAACATATTTTGAACCCCTGAAACTGGAAACAAATGACTTGACAGATTACTATGCCTTAATTGACGGTGGCGTTTTTGCTAACAATCCCGCCATGTGTGCATATGTTCAAGCAAAAATTAACTATCCAGATGCAAATGATTTTCTAATTGTCTCAATTGGTACTGGAGAACTAACCACAATTCTGCCCTATGAGAAGGTGAAAGACTGGGGACTTCTCCAATGGGCGCAGCCGATCATCCATGTAACTTTTGATGGAGTCAGCGACACCGTACATTACCAACTCAAACAGTTACTTCCTCCCGTAAAAGATCAACGTCGTTACTATCGCTTTCAGACAAGACTGACCGAACGCGGCGATCACATGGATGATGCAAGTAAGGAAAATATTCGCGCCTTAAAACTGCAAGCCGAAAGCATCATTAATGATAATGAAGAGAATTTGCAGATGCTTAGCAATCAGTTGTTATCAGCAGCTAATTAA
- a CDS encoding cytochrome P450: MELTNSLPKGPNTPRSLRLIKFIFQPIKYLDDYAKAYGDTFTIRGSKNTPIVYFSQPQALQTIFTADDRQLDAGRGNSGLEFLMGENSLLLLDGDRHQRQRQMLTPPFHGERMRAYGQIISEIAEQVMNQWTVGKPFNIRVSMQEIALRVILRVVFGLDEGSRLEKLRSLVGSTLDLMTSPFNSSAFFFEFLKQDLGGWSPWGRMQRQIKQIDELIYAQIAERRAESNPNREDILSLMMSARDEAGQPMTDVELRDELMTLLVAGHETTASALTWALYWVDQLPQVRDKLLQELDVDTTADPSVIAKLPYLTAVCSETLRIYPIAANTFIRVVRSPFEITGYKLPPGTVIVPSIYLAHYREETFPEPKQFKPERFLERQFSQYEYLPFGGGNRRCIGMAFAMYEMKLVLATILSRFQVSLVDKRPVIPVRRGLTLAAPAGMKMVATSRLKKPANTPVSV; this comes from the coding sequence ATGGAACTCACTAACAGTTTGCCTAAAGGGCCAAACACTCCGCGCTCGCTGCGGTTAATAAAGTTTATTTTTCAGCCCATAAAGTACCTGGATGATTATGCCAAAGCCTATGGTGACACCTTCACCATCAGGGGAAGCAAAAATACTCCGATTGTGTACTTCAGCCAACCACAAGCACTGCAAACGATTTTTACTGCTGATGACCGCCAGTTAGACGCTGGGAGAGGGAACAGCGGCTTAGAGTTTTTAATGGGAGAAAATTCTCTGCTACTGCTAGATGGCGATCGCCATCAGCGCCAACGACAGATGTTAACCCCTCCCTTTCACGGGGAACGGATGCGGGCTTACGGTCAGATTATCTCTGAAATCGCCGAGCAGGTGATGAATCAATGGACGGTTGGCAAACCCTTCAACATCCGTGTGTCGATGCAAGAAATCGCCCTGCGCGTCATCTTACGAGTGGTGTTTGGACTGGATGAGGGGTCGCGTTTGGAAAAACTACGCAGCTTAGTCGGTTCAACCCTGGACTTGATGACTTCCCCCTTCAACTCCAGCGCCTTCTTTTTTGAGTTTCTTAAACAAGATTTAGGCGGTTGGAGTCCTTGGGGTCGGATGCAGCGCCAAATAAAACAAATTGACGAACTGATTTATGCTCAGATTGCAGAACGTCGAGCAGAATCTAACCCGAATCGCGAAGATATCCTCAGCTTAATGATGTCTGCTCGTGATGAAGCGGGTCAACCGATGACGGATGTAGAGTTACGCGATGAGTTAATGACTCTGCTAGTCGCCGGACATGAAACTACCGCTTCTGCGCTGACGTGGGCTTTGTACTGGGTTGACCAATTACCCCAGGTGCGTGACAAACTGCTCCAAGAGTTGGATGTTGATACCACAGCAGATCCAAGTGTCATTGCCAAACTGCCCTATCTAACTGCGGTTTGCTCTGAAACGCTTCGCATTTACCCAATTGCTGCGAATACCTTTATTCGCGTTGTGCGATCGCCCTTCGAGATAACCGGCTACAAATTGCCCCCAGGAACGGTAATCGTCCCTAGTATCTATTTAGCCCACTATCGCGAGGAAACTTTCCCAGAGCCGAAGCAGTTCAAGCCAGAACGTTTTTTAGAACGACAATTTTCTCAATACGAGTATTTGCCCTTTGGTGGCGGAAATCGTCGCTGTATCGGCATGGCATTTGCCATGTATGAAATGAAATTGGTTCTCGCAACAATTCTGTCACGTTTTCAAGTGTCGCTGGTTGATAAGCGCCCGGTTATTCCGGTGCGTCGGGGTTTGACTTTAGCAGCACCAGCAGGCATGAAGATGGTTGCTACTTCTCGACTTAAAAAGCCTGCAAATACTCCAGTCTCAGTTTAA
- the moeB gene encoding molybdopterin-synthase adenylyltransferase MoeB, whose protein sequence is MLNPNLDEIQLTKEEYERYSRHLILPKVGLEGQKRLKAASVLCVGTGGLGSPLLLYLAAAGIGRIGIVDFDVVDSSNLQRQVIHGTSWVGKPKIESARNRILEINPDCQVDLYETRLTSENALDILEPYDVVVDGTDNFPTRYLVNDACVLLNKPNVYASILFFEGQATVFNYEGGPNYRDLYPEPPPPGLVPSCAEGGVLGVLCGVIGTIQATEAIKIILGQGNTLSGRLLLYDALQMKFRELKLRPNPERPVIEKLIDYEHFCGIPQAKAEEAKQQMEMSEMTVKELKELIDSGTDDFVLLDVRNPNEYEIAQIPGSVLVPLPDIESGAGVAKVKELLNGHRLIAHCKMGGRSAKALGILKEAGIEGTNVKGGITAWSREIDPSVPEY, encoded by the coding sequence ATGCTTAATCCCAATCTGGATGAAATCCAGTTAACGAAAGAAGAATACGAACGCTATTCCCGCCACCTCATCCTGCCCAAAGTGGGACTAGAAGGACAAAAACGCCTGAAAGCAGCAAGCGTCCTGTGTGTTGGCACTGGGGGACTGGGTTCGCCACTATTGCTGTATCTTGCCGCTGCTGGTATCGGACGCATCGGCATTGTCGATTTTGATGTCGTTGATAGTTCCAACTTACAACGGCAAGTAATTCACGGCACCTCTTGGGTAGGTAAACCAAAAATTGAATCGGCAAGAAACCGGATTTTAGAAATAAATCCTGATTGCCAAGTTGACTTATACGAAACCCGCCTGACTTCAGAGAACGCCCTGGACATTCTCGAACCCTACGACGTTGTAGTGGATGGCACTGATAACTTTCCCACACGTTATCTAGTTAACGATGCCTGCGTACTGTTAAATAAACCCAACGTTTACGCCTCTATCCTCTTCTTTGAAGGTCAGGCTACCGTATTTAACTACGAAGGCGGCCCCAATTACCGCGACCTCTACCCCGAACCACCACCACCCGGATTGGTTCCCTCTTGTGCTGAAGGCGGCGTTTTGGGTGTTTTGTGTGGCGTTATTGGCACCATTCAGGCAACTGAAGCCATTAAAATTATCTTGGGTCAGGGTAATACTCTGAGTGGGCGACTGCTGTTGTATGATGCCCTGCAAATGAAGTTTCGGGAACTGAAACTGCGTCCGAACCCAGAAAGACCAGTTATTGAAAAATTGATAGATTACGAACATTTCTGCGGGATTCCACAAGCAAAAGCAGAGGAGGCAAAGCAGCAGATGGAAATGTCAGAAATGACGGTTAAGGAATTGAAGGAATTGATAGACAGCGGTACAGATGATTTTGTGCTGCTTGATGTCCGCAACCCCAATGAATACGAAATTGCCCAAATTCCCGGTTCAGTTTTAGTGCCGTTACCGGATATTGAAAGCGGCGCTGGTGTTGCCAAAGTTAAGGAATTACTCAATGGTCATCGCTTAATTGCACACTGCAAGATGGGTGGACGTTCCGCGAAAGCGTTGGGGATTCTGAAAGAAGCTGGCATTGAAGGCACCAACGTTAAAGGTGGGATTACTGCTTGGAGTCGAGAAATTGACCCTTCGGTGCCGGAATACTAA
- a CDS encoding N-acetylmuramoyl-L-alanine amidase family protein, with protein MVRIFLSAGHGAGDPGAIAGGTTEDREMRLTRDATVAEMRSRGLDVTSVPDTLSLKETITWINVRSRRGDVALEIHADAVSNLNVRGASIFYVAGNAQRQADAQLVLQSLLRAVPGLPSRGTKPDTSTGVGSLGFCRQVDVPSMLLELGFITSAGDRALLQSRRKEFARGLADGLQAWSTREAQRQGMTPPPPRSYPVISVKINDQLYNNQGILVNGNASIPVVFLNSLKIDPSKVANFPKVTHRNLEYIKAVDLQQLNVSIKWDNPSRTVILSAK; from the coding sequence ATGGTAAGGATTTTTCTTTCCGCTGGACATGGTGCTGGAGATCCGGGCGCGATCGCGGGAGGCACTACGGAAGACAGGGAAATGAGACTCACCCGCGATGCTACTGTAGCCGAAATGCGATCGCGTGGTTTAGATGTCACCTCTGTTCCCGACACGCTGAGTTTAAAGGAAACTATTACCTGGATTAACGTGCGATCGCGTCGTGGCGATGTGGCCCTAGAAATTCACGCCGATGCTGTTAGTAACCTTAATGTGCGGGGTGCCAGCATCTTCTACGTCGCTGGCAACGCTCAACGACAAGCCGATGCCCAGTTGGTACTGCAATCTTTGCTCCGAGCAGTTCCGGGATTGCCTTCTCGTGGAACTAAACCAGATACTAGCACGGGAGTTGGGAGTTTGGGTTTCTGCCGTCAAGTGGATGTTCCTTCCATGTTGTTGGAGTTGGGGTTTATTACCAGTGCAGGCGATCGCGCTTTACTGCAAAGTAGACGTAAAGAGTTCGCCCGTGGACTAGCTGACGGGCTGCAAGCTTGGAGTACGCGAGAAGCGCAGCGACAAGGCATGACTCCCCCGCCTCCTCGGTCATACCCAGTTATCAGCGTCAAAATCAACGACCAGCTTTATAATAATCAGGGTATTCTGGTTAACGGTAATGCCTCTATTCCCGTTGTTTTTCTGAATTCATTGAAGATCGATCCGAGTAAAGTTGCCAATTTTCCCAAAGTTACTCACCGCAATCTTGAATATATCAAAGCGGTTGATTTACAGCAGTTGAATGTGTCTATTAAATGGGATAATCCCTCTCGGACGGTTATTTTAAGCGCCAAGTAA
- a CDS encoding Mov34/MPN/PAD-1 family protein: protein MAVLKIYPHHLQAIRTHAESSYPNECCGLLLGLARDEKIVAEVIPTQNSWDAEAAQAFAAIAGSDKLGSSKRDRYAIAPLDILKAQREGRDRSFDIIGIYHSHPDHPAVPSEFDRACAWSVYSYIIVSVLQGKAGDLCNWSLDDAHQFQPEEMITVEIT, encoded by the coding sequence TTGGCAGTTTTAAAAATTTACCCTCACCATTTGCAAGCCATTCGCACTCATGCTGAAAGCAGCTATCCTAATGAGTGCTGCGGCTTGTTACTGGGATTGGCTAGGGATGAGAAAATCGTTGCGGAAGTGATACCAACCCAGAACAGTTGGGATGCAGAAGCAGCCCAAGCGTTCGCTGCGATCGCGGGTTCGGATAAACTAGGTAGTAGCAAAAGAGATAGATACGCGATCGCACCACTAGATATCCTAAAAGCTCAGAGGGAAGGACGCGATCGCTCTTTTGATATCATCGGCATATACCATTCCCACCCCGACCATCCAGCAGTTCCCTCAGAATTTGATCGAGCCTGCGCTTGGTCAGTATACTCTTATATTATTGTCTCTGTGCTACAAGGCAAAGCTGGCGACCTGTGTAACTGGAGTCTGGACGATGCACACCAGTTTCAGCCAGAAGAAATGATTACGGTAGAAATAACCTAG
- a CDS encoding 2TM domain-containing protein encodes MPVSQTQMIRSYNQEDIQQILQIAIARQADDTEFTREQLLEIAAELEISPECLQVAEQQWLQKQGEIQKRQDFNIYRHGRLQKHAGNFAIVNSFFMGLNLVNGGELTWSLYILLFWGLGLGLNAWNTYQSEGEDYEKAFQRWYRQNQIKQSINTIWNNLFKTWGT; translated from the coding sequence ATGCCCGTCTCCCAAACCCAAATGATTCGTTCTTACAATCAAGAAGATATACAGCAGATTTTGCAGATAGCGATCGCGCGTCAAGCTGATGACACAGAATTTACTCGCGAACAGCTATTAGAAATCGCCGCCGAGTTAGAAATCTCCCCAGAATGTCTTCAAGTAGCAGAACAGCAGTGGCTACAGAAGCAAGGAGAAATCCAAAAACGGCAAGATTTTAATATTTATCGACATGGAAGATTACAGAAACACGCTGGCAATTTTGCGATCGTAAACTCATTTTTTATGGGGCTGAATCTAGTTAATGGAGGTGAGCTTACTTGGTCTTTGTATATTTTATTATTCTGGGGACTAGGGCTAGGACTCAACGCCTGGAATACCTATCAATCTGAAGGCGAAGATTATGAAAAAGCCTTTCAAAGATGGTATCGCCAAAACCAAATTAAACAATCCATTAACACCATTTGGAATAACTTGTTTAAGACTTGGGGAACTTAA
- the ccmS gene encoding beta-carboxysome assembly chaperone CcmS, protein MQFGSTSPDSGEKNWRHQLNQFVKANQQELAALAWGLWLENGDTKGTLGLDIKPKPHFVYCPKQAIEALNNQVENKLQEILGVVDAHKPEVEVLIIGIGEGQIKIIQFEPDPPPPICFEQVGADVDTLLERIEQGMAEQID, encoded by the coding sequence ATTCAATTTGGTAGTACCTCCCCTGATTCCGGGGAAAAGAACTGGCGACACCAGCTAAATCAATTTGTTAAAGCAAATCAGCAAGAATTAGCAGCACTTGCTTGGGGATTGTGGTTAGAAAATGGAGACACTAAAGGTACTTTAGGGCTGGATATCAAACCAAAACCGCATTTCGTCTATTGTCCCAAACAAGCTATAGAAGCACTAAATAACCAAGTTGAAAATAAACTTCAGGAAATATTGGGAGTTGTGGATGCTCATAAACCGGAAGTGGAAGTTCTGATTATTGGAATTGGCGAGGGACAAATAAAGATAATTCAGTTTGAACCAGATCCCCCACCACCCATTTGTTTTGAGCAAGTCGGCGCAGATGTTGATACATTGCTAGAACGAATAGAGCAAGGCATGGCGGAACAGATAGACTAA
- a CDS encoding molybdenum cofactor guanylyltransferase: MNISQAESVTAIVLAGGQSSRMGRDKALISVNNVPLIRQVCEVAQECASVVYVVTPWIERYQDILPHNCQLIREAYDLEAGKTHGPLIGFRQALELVQTDWVLLLACDLPNLKVEVLQSWLQQLPVSEDAIALLPRHPKGWEPLCGFYRRCCLPLLCEYINRGGRSFQHWLAEHSVQELPVTQPEVLFNCNTPADLEALEN; this comes from the coding sequence ATGAACATTTCCCAGGCTGAATCGGTGACAGCAATTGTGTTGGCTGGCGGACAAAGTTCGCGGATGGGAAGGGATAAAGCCTTAATTTCTGTTAATAATGTACCGCTGATTCGGCAGGTTTGTGAAGTCGCCCAAGAGTGTGCGTCTGTAGTTTATGTGGTGACACCTTGGATTGAAAGATATCAAGATATCTTGCCACATAACTGCCAATTAATTCGAGAAGCTTATGACTTGGAAGCAGGGAAAACTCACGGGCCTTTAATTGGGTTTAGACAAGCTTTAGAATTGGTGCAAACAGATTGGGTGCTGTTACTTGCCTGCGATTTGCCAAATTTAAAAGTGGAAGTTTTGCAGAGTTGGTTACAGCAGTTGCCAGTGTCAGAAGATGCGATCGCGCTTCTTCCCCGACACCCGAAAGGCTGGGAACCCTTGTGTGGTTTTTACCGCCGTTGCTGTTTGCCGCTACTGTGTGAATATATCAATCGAGGCGGCAGATCATTTCAGCATTGGTTGGCGGAACATTCTGTACAGGAACTACCCGTAACTCAACCAGAAGTATTATTTAATTGCAACACTCCCGCTGATTTGGAAGCACTGGAAAATTAA